Genomic segment of SAR324 cluster bacterium:
GCTGTAGCAAAGCGTTTTACGATGGAGCCTTGCTAGATAATGCCTCAGTCGGCAGTTGAGTGATTCGATTTGTGTGGTGAAGGTCTTTCCCGTGTAATGCTTGGCCTGTGGAATGAAATTCTCGTAGGCCTTCAGCAAGTCCGTGACATCGCCTATCGTCGGCAGTTGCCTGATCTGCTCACAAAGGACCCTACCTGTTTTGATCGTTCTTCTTCCACAGACAAAGCCGAGGACCTTGCCAAAGGTGGAGTCCACCGCTAGCCAGAGCCAACATTGGGACTTTTTTTGTGATCAAAGTGCAGAGTTCATCGATTTCGATGAAGGAGCAGGCTTCGGTCTGTGGTGGGCTTGCTGGGAGTGCTTGGGCAGCTTGCACCAACCAGCGAGAGACCGTCTTATGATGGATGCTGAGAACCCGGCCGATGGCTCGCCTCCCCATCCCTTCGAGATAGAGCTGACAGGCCTGTTGCTTGAGGGCCGGATTTTTGCCTCGTCGTAGTGTTTGAAAGATCCGTCAGCAGGCTTGGCAAAGGTAGCGTTGGACACCACGGCTGGTGCCATAGCGAATGTAGTCAGGATGAGCACAGTGAGGACATTGCATCCTTAGATCTCCAAATCTCAGAGATTACTTCATTTGTCTAAACGACGCAAATGCGCCAACCCCGTAGATCGGAAGTTCTTGGTTTGTGAATTATTGCTCTGTCTATAGGTGTCATCTGCAAATCGTATCAACACGATTCACCACTTCGTTCAAACCAGCCGAATCGTCCCATCAGAATCTAGCCTGTAGTCAGCCACTGCATTGGTTAGCCGGATCGTGTCGTTCAGGTGATAGTAGGTACGCTCAATTTGGGTGATGCTGGTGCCGCACATGTCGGCAATTATACGAAAGTCCAAGCCACTCATTATCCTTTGCATAATCATATAATGCCTAAGGCTGTAGGGTACAATGTCCCTTGTTGCCAAGTCTTTAATCCCAGCGGACTCCACCATCCGTTTGAAGTGATACAGCAGCGCACGCTTGGTGATGGCTGAGTTGCCATCTACACTGAAGACGAGTGCATCGCAACTCCCATGTTTCACCATCTTCCTCCATGCCTCAAAATACCCAGCACTGCGACAGAGGAAGATTCTACTGCGTCGTACCTTGCTGGTTTCCGCACGTACATGGATGTGAGCTAGTGGGATGGGTTTGCCCTGCTTGTCCCTGTGTGTCTCTATCTCCACATTACTCCACCTTAGTTGTAGGTGCTCTCCCACACATAGTCCGCTGGTGGCTGATACGAGTACATAGTGCTGGACTAGTTGGCGCTGTAATCTTTCAACTGTATCTAACCCTCCATTCTTCCCATTACAGTACACCCGCGTTGCTGCACATAGTTTTTCATACTCTTCCCCAGTCAGTGTAGCCCTGCGTACAGCTTCATTGCCCCTGTCAACAAGAGGCAACTTGCAGAACTCAAAACCATCAATTTCTGTCTCCCCACGCTTGTGAAGCCAACGTACACACTGATTAATCGTGCTCTGCTCATGCTGCACGGTGAGATTCTTCACTTTGCTGCTAGATACTCGGTTGCTATACTGGAAGTAGCCCTCACAGTCTGTAGTATCCAATCCCTTCAATCGTGTTCCTCTACCAATAAACTCCTACCAGTGCTTGAGTTGACTGCGGATGGTGATGTACCTGTCTCTGGTAATCAGTCCCAGTTCCACATCACGCTCCCTCGCAGCCAGGAACTGTGCGAAACCCTTCTTTACTGTGAGGCTGAAGTAGGTTTTGCCGGAGAGTTGAGCTACAGAGATTTCCATGTAGAGCTGCTTGGCTCGCTCCACTGCGGTTGATTGAGAGCGTGTGCGCAGGCTCTTACGGGCATACTTGCCTTCCTGCTCCAACCACATGTGCAACTGCCAGTAGTCGCCACGCTGATGGATGTAGGCGTTATCAAAGATGGGGATTTCTCTGTCTTTAAGCTGTCGTTTGAGTGGCATTTTTCTCTTTGGGTCACCATTAGATGCAGTAGTCACAGGAATGTGTAAGCTTCTGTGCAACTGGGAGGAAAAATGCCAATGATATCAGTGGTGGGATCTTAGGTGTGGAACAGTTGGCAAAGTTTCCACAAACAATTAAATCAGTAGCTTAGCGTTGGGTCACTACTCCCACCCAGCATCCACTTGGCTAATTTCCACATAAAAAACATGGGGTTTGGGTGCGGAAAAGGGTGAGTCTAAGGATTGCCCAACTGTGCTTCAACAAACAGCCAGAGCCGCAAAAACCAATCACACAGATTCTCAGTGAGATAGCGCAGACTGGTTGGACACTGTGTTCCTCCACCCAGTACATATCCGCTATTCAGCAAATTCAATTTTGGGCTTTTCAACTTTAATCGTGTTAAAACGATTCACCGGTGATAATTCGTAAACTCTAAAATTAGCTAATCAACGAGGTTCGGTATATTGAACTCTACGTCAGGTTTCTTACACTTTTGACATAGAGGAGTCAAAATTTTCACTATGGTTGATTAAGAAATTTTGTGCTTATAAAAGGTTTAGAGTAAATAATTCAACAAATTTTCAAAAAATGTGTAATATAATTTTAGCTCAATGCTAACCTACTTTCAAATCTGCTACTAATCACGCCAACAAAAGATAGTTCAGCATTGACCTTTACCGAGTCAACAGACTATCAGCTCATTTGATACACTAGAGAATAAACTGAGACTTGTAATTGCAAATGTAATTGTTAGTGCAGCAATTACAGCAGGGAAAATAAAAAGTTTATTCTAACTTATCATTTAAATAAATATTTTGGGATTAAGGTTTCTTCAAATAGGTTGATTGAACTAGAAAAAATGTTGTTGAGTATTGTTTAGATTAAATACAAATAATTTCATTAAATATTTCAAAATATGTTTGATTTTCAATAATAAAAATATTTTTCGTGAAACTGAGTTTGGTGATTTTTTCAGCAGAAATTGAAGTGTGATGTGAACTCATATCAACGATAATTCAAAGTTCTCAGGATTACTTTATCACAGGTTTTAGAATCTTTGGTTCTAAAACCTATCAGTAGTAGATCTAGAATTGCAGAAAAATTTCTATCGTTCAAACAACATCAGTGAGCAGATCAAGAATTCCATAAATTCGAAATAAATTTTTAAGTTGGAGAATCCTTACGAAAAAATCATCTAGAATATATATTTTATATTAAGAATAAAAATATACTGAATTAGTATATTAGAAACTTCAAAGAAAATTTAGTTATTATTATTTTCGAATTAAGTTGTAAAACTGTAGATTGTAAAGATTTTAAATAAATATGAACTTGATTAAAATCATTTAAAAAGGATAGATTTTGGAAAATATATTACCTACTGCAGTTATTTATTGTGAAAATAATTTTTCAAAAGTAGATGGAAAAACAGCAAATGGACTCATCAGGCATTCAAAAGGATTTCTTATTACTTCCGTAATTGATAGTAGTAAAAAAGGTCTCGATAGTGGATTAGTTTTAGATAATAAAATAAATCATATCCCCATATTTGAAAATCTTAAAGAAGCTGTCAATAATGAAATTAAAATTCCAGATACAATGATTTATGGGATGGCACCAACAAATGGAAGGTTCTCAATTATTGACAAAAAAGTCATATTGCAGGCAATCAAATTTGGAATGAACATCATTAGTGGATTACATGAATACTTATGTAATGATAGTCAAATTATGAAAGCTGCAGAAATCGCAAAAGTAAAACTATTTGATATGAGAAAACCCATACCTAGTAAAGATATGGCTGTTTTTACTGGTAGTGTGGCAGATACATCTGAAATAAGAATCGCAATACTTGGTACTGATTGCGCTATTGGGAAACGAACTACTGCTACAATTCTGGAAGAATCTTTGAATAAGCGAGGAATTAAAACTATTCTAATTAACACTGGTCAGACTGGGCTTATACAAGGTGGGCGTTATGGTATTGCACTGGATTCAGTACCTTCACAATTTTGTTGTGGTGAGCTAGAAAAAGTAATCATTCAGGCTTCATTGACAGAAAAACCCCAAGTGATTTTAATAGAAGGCCAAGGTGCTTTGAGTCATCCTGCTTTTTGTACCTCTGCTTTCATCCTGCGTGGTAGTCAGCCACATGCTGTTATTCTTCAGCATTCTCCTAAACGGATTTTTCGATGTGACTTTCCAAACATGCTGATGCCTAACCCAGCAGATGAAATTTCACTAATCGAAAAATTCGCAAATACTAAGGTGATAGGTCTAACACTAAACCATGAGGAAATGACGGATGATGAAATCACAAGAGCAATTATTGACTATGCCACACAGCTCCAGCTTCCGATTACAGATGCATTAAGGACCCCAATTGCAAAATTAGTTGATATGGTCTTAGATGCTTTTCCTCAACTAAAAAATCCTTCATTAGCAGCTCAATAATGAGCACACCACGCGTTGAAATAAATCTAAATAAA
This window contains:
- a CDS encoding IS1 family transposase gives rise to the protein MDSTFGKVLGFVCGRRTIKTGRVLCEQIRQLPTIGDVTDLLKAYENFIPQAKHYTGKTFTTQIESLNCRLRHYLARLHRKTLCYSKSKTMLEVSLKLLIHKLNNP
- a CDS encoding tyrosine-type recombinase/integrase produces the protein MKNLTVQHEQSTINQCVRWLHKRGETEIDGFEFCKLPLVDRGNEAVRRATLTGEEYEKLCAATRVYCNGKNGGLDTVERLQRQLVQHYVLVSATSGLCVGEHLQLRWSNVEIETHRDKQGKPIPLAHIHVRAETSKVRRSRIFLCRSAGYFEAWRKMVKHGSCDALVFSVDGNSAITKRALLYHFKRMVESAGIKDLATRDIVPYSLRHYMIMQRIMSGLDFRIIADMCGTSITQIERTYYHLNDTIRLTNAVADYRLDSDGTIRLV
- a CDS encoding DUF1611 domain-containing protein; this encodes MENILPTAVIYCENNFSKVDGKTANGLIRHSKGFLITSVIDSSKKGLDSGLVLDNKINHIPIFENLKEAVNNEIKIPDTMIYGMAPTNGRFSIIDKKVILQAIKFGMNIISGLHEYLCNDSQIMKAAEIAKVKLFDMRKPIPSKDMAVFTGSVADTSEIRIAILGTDCAIGKRTTATILEESLNKRGIKTILINTGQTGLIQGGRYGIALDSVPSQFCCGELEKVIIQASLTEKPQVILIEGQGALSHPAFCTSAFILRGSQPHAVILQHSPKRIFRCDFPNMLMPNPADEISLIEKFANTKVIGLTLNHEEMTDDEITRAIIDYATQLQLPITDALRTPIAKLVDMVLDAFPQLKNPSLAAQ